One segment of Desulfatirhabdium butyrativorans DSM 18734 DNA contains the following:
- a CDS encoding sigma-54 interaction domain-containing protein — MDLSKFWKTILDTMEDGVLIVDPKGTVIAMNPAAERLTGFTSTELIGKSCRELRCTGCRIIGKGAAEKWCGLYAKQGVQKKQCLITQKENRTLNVLKNAAVLKDEQGKIIGAVEVLKDLSDLIRQQQEILALKKRFPEESGFGGLIGKSVALQNLISLVQNVAVSDAPVLITGESGSGKELIARAIHENSNRRDRPFVKVNCAALNENLLESELFGHVRGAYTGAISDRIGRFEAASGGTLFLDEIGDLPLTTQVKLLRTLEEREIERVGSNHPIPVDVRIISATNRNLEQLIREGRFREDFFFRINVFPVHCPSLLDRMEDIPMLVQHFIEVNNERTGKRITGLTPEAMTQLMAYGWPGNIRELRNVIEYAFVLCQEGPIDLQHLPSRVYSAICTENRLPRHTDKKMALIDALKRSDGNRSEAARILGISRVSVWKQMKKFNISLDGSN, encoded by the coding sequence GATTTACATCCACTGAGCTCATCGGCAAATCCTGCAGGGAGCTCCGTTGCACGGGATGCCGCATCATCGGCAAAGGCGCCGCTGAAAAATGGTGCGGCCTCTATGCCAAACAAGGCGTTCAGAAAAAGCAATGCCTGATCACGCAAAAAGAAAACCGCACCCTCAATGTCCTGAAAAATGCGGCTGTCCTCAAGGATGAACAGGGAAAGATCATCGGCGCCGTGGAAGTGCTGAAGGACCTTTCCGACTTGATCCGGCAGCAGCAGGAAATTCTCGCGTTGAAAAAACGGTTCCCCGAAGAAAGCGGCTTTGGCGGTCTGATCGGCAAATCGGTTGCGCTGCAGAACCTGATCAGTCTCGTTCAGAACGTGGCCGTCAGCGACGCACCCGTGTTGATTACAGGAGAAAGCGGCAGCGGGAAGGAATTGATTGCGCGGGCCATTCATGAAAACAGCAACCGCCGGGATCGCCCCTTCGTCAAGGTGAATTGCGCGGCCCTGAACGAGAACCTGCTCGAAAGCGAGCTTTTCGGTCATGTACGGGGCGCTTATACGGGCGCGATCAGCGATCGTATCGGCCGTTTCGAAGCCGCAAGCGGCGGCACCTTATTCCTCGATGAAATCGGTGACCTGCCCCTCACAACCCAGGTGAAGCTTCTTCGGACCCTCGAAGAGCGGGAAATCGAGCGGGTCGGAAGCAATCACCCCATACCCGTCGATGTGCGGATCATTTCCGCGACAAACCGCAATCTCGAACAATTGATCCGGGAGGGGCGGTTCCGGGAGGATTTCTTTTTCCGGATCAACGTATTTCCGGTCCATTGCCCGTCCCTGCTTGACCGCATGGAAGACATTCCCATGCTGGTGCAGCATTTCATCGAAGTGAACAACGAGCGCACCGGGAAGCGCATCACCGGCTTGACCCCGGAAGCCATGACGCAACTGATGGCCTATGGATGGCCCGGAAACATCCGTGAACTGCGAAATGTCATCGAATACGCCTTCGTTTTATGCCAGGAAGGCCCCATCGATCTGCAACACCTGCCTTCCCGTGTATACAGTGCGATTTGCACCGAAAACCGCCTCCCCCGGCATACGGACAAGAAAATGGCCCTGATCGATGCGCTGAAGCGATCCGATGGCAATCGGTCGGAGGCTGCCCGAATTCTGGGGATCAGCCGGGTAAGCGTCTGGAAGCAGATGAAAAAATTCAACATTTCATTGGACGGGAGCAACTGA
- the epsC gene encoding serine O-acetyltransferase EpsC, protein MSQDQQQSVCRTDAESCTTYRTKLSGIAEHIISACHEEGCFTHIDYEPIPSEGYVDEIIQKLRELLFPGYFSRGKIDPVNLNFAMGQTVSDLYDILSRQIIHSIRHDCLRYNQPCSECGDRGHTIALSLLESIPDLRQILATDVRAAFEGDPAAKSNDEIIFCYPGLYAISVYRVAHRLFELDVPLLPRLMTEQAHRTTGIDIHPGAVIGERFVIDHGTGVVIGETCRIGRNVRIYQGVTLGALSLPMGAGKMLRGKKRHPTIEDDVIVYSGATILGGETVIGKGSVIGGNVWITASVPAYTTVLMEPPKLIYKTP, encoded by the coding sequence ATGAGCCAGGATCAGCAGCAAAGCGTCTGCAGGACCGATGCGGAATCCTGCACCACTTACAGAACCAAGCTTTCCGGAATAGCGGAGCACATCATTTCCGCATGCCACGAGGAAGGTTGCTTCACCCACATCGATTACGAGCCCATCCCATCGGAAGGATACGTCGATGAGATCATCCAGAAGTTGCGCGAACTTCTTTTTCCGGGATATTTTTCAAGGGGAAAAATCGACCCTGTCAACCTGAATTTTGCCATGGGGCAGACCGTATCGGATCTGTACGATATCCTGTCGCGCCAGATCATTCACAGCATCCGCCACGATTGTCTGCGATACAACCAGCCGTGCAGCGAATGCGGCGACCGGGGCCACACCATCGCCCTTTCCCTGCTGGAATCGATTCCGGATTTGCGCCAAATTCTGGCAACCGATGTCCGGGCCGCCTTCGAAGGAGACCCTGCCGCAAAAAGCAACGATGAAATCATTTTCTGCTATCCCGGCCTGTATGCGATCAGCGTCTACCGGGTGGCGCACCGTCTCTTCGAGCTGGATGTGCCGCTCCTGCCCAGACTGATGACCGAGCAGGCCCACCGAACCACCGGCATCGACATTCACCCGGGTGCTGTCATCGGCGAGCGTTTCGTGATCGATCATGGAACCGGGGTCGTCATCGGTGAGACCTGCCGCATCGGTCGCAACGTGCGGATATACCAGGGCGTCACCCTCGGTGCGCTCTCCCTGCCGATGGGCGCGGGGAAAATGCTCCGGGGAAAGAAGCGGCACCCGACCATCGAAGACGATGTCATCGTCTATTCCGGCGCCACCATCCTCGGGGGAGAGACCGTCATCGGCAAGGGTTCGGTCATTGGCGGGAACGTCTGGATTACCGCTTCGGTCCCGGCCTACACCACAGTACTGATGGAACCTCCCAAGTTGATCTATAAAACCCCTTGA
- the cysK gene encoding cysteine synthase A, producing the protein MGTHDSIETTIGKTPLVRLNRIARDVPAAIFAKLEFFNPLGSVKDRIGKAMIEDAEKSGRLKEGMRIIEPTSGNTGIALAFICAVRGYRLTLVMPESMSIERRKLLRHLGAELVLTPAAQGMKGAVSEAEALVQADPTGIMMNQFDNPANPAVHEQTTAREIWEDMGGRVDMLVAGVGTGGTITGCGRALKKLNPNFRAVAVEPSESPVLSGGTPGPHPIQGIGAGFVPANLDLALIDEVICVSGPQAIETARKLARWEGILCGISSGAAVFAAMNMARRPEFAGKRIVTILPSTGERYLSTALFQEGSGE; encoded by the coding sequence ATGGGCACACATGATTCGATCGAAACGACCATCGGAAAAACCCCGCTCGTTCGTCTGAACCGGATCGCCAGAGATGTTCCGGCAGCAATCTTTGCCAAGCTCGAATTTTTCAATCCGCTCGGCAGCGTGAAAGACCGAATCGGCAAGGCCATGATCGAGGATGCCGAAAAATCGGGAAGGCTCAAGGAAGGCATGCGGATCATCGAGCCGACCAGTGGGAACACGGGCATTGCCCTGGCCTTTATCTGTGCCGTTCGGGGCTATCGGCTCACACTGGTGATGCCCGAGAGCATGAGTATCGAGCGGCGCAAGCTGCTGCGCCATCTCGGGGCGGAGCTTGTGCTGACGCCTGCAGCCCAGGGCATGAAAGGGGCCGTCTCCGAGGCCGAAGCCCTCGTCCAGGCCGATCCCACAGGCATCATGATGAACCAGTTCGATAACCCGGCGAATCCGGCCGTCCATGAGCAAACGACTGCAAGGGAAATCTGGGAGGATATGGGAGGCCGGGTGGACATGCTTGTTGCCGGTGTAGGCACCGGAGGGACCATCACGGGCTGCGGCCGGGCATTGAAAAAGCTGAATCCGAATTTCCGGGCCGTTGCCGTTGAGCCTTCGGAGAGCCCGGTGCTCTCCGGCGGAACCCCCGGACCTCATCCCATCCAGGGAATCGGTGCGGGCTTCGTTCCGGCAAATCTCGATCTTGCGCTGATCGACGAGGTGATCTGCGTTTCAGGCCCACAGGCCATCGAAACGGCAAGGAAACTGGCCCGATGGGAAGGCATCCTGTGCGGCATCTCCTCTGGAGCAGCGGTTTTCGCGGCCATGAACATGGCCCGGCGTCCCGAATTTGCGGGCAAACGTATCGTCACCATTTTGCCCAGCACCGGAGAACGTTATTTGAGCACGGCCCTTTTCCAAGAGGGATCAGGGGAGTGA
- the odhB gene encoding 2-oxoglutarate dehydrogenase complex dihydrolipoyllysine-residue succinyltransferase encodes MAIDIRIPSVGESVREAVLAQWTKREGDRVQKGEVILIIETDKVTLEISAEADGILHILVQEGQTVAIGTVVGSIAAESSSSAGSAPLAADAPSGSAPNPVISAPEPTPEQSPPPLAAFASTQPEPAQAPAHAPNEPQAPARATETASPTFVLPAARRLIQQHGIDPARIIPSGLAGRITKGDVLLYLESKPPETSIGPAPQTAPVSTGLSEPAAEPETVRKPMSPIRKRIAERLLDARRNTAMLTTFNEIDMSQVMALRAQYKDVFQKRHGIGLGMMSFFVKACITALHEIPELNAFIEDDTILYHKHCNIGVAVGSERGLVVPVIRNAETLSFAGIESAIVDFVRKIQENRLALSALEGGTFTITNGGVFGSLMSTPILNPPQSGILGMHKVEKRPVVIGDAIVIRPMMYVALSYDHRIVDGKGAVTFLKRVKECVEAPERIFLEV; translated from the coding sequence ATGGCCATCGACATTCGTATCCCATCGGTAGGCGAATCCGTCCGCGAAGCGGTACTGGCCCAATGGACCAAACGGGAAGGAGATCGGGTTCAAAAAGGGGAAGTGATCCTGATCATCGAAACCGACAAGGTGACGCTGGAGATATCGGCTGAAGCCGATGGCATTCTGCACATCCTCGTCCAGGAAGGACAGACCGTAGCGATTGGTACAGTAGTTGGCAGCATCGCTGCAGAATCGTCATCATCGGCTGGTTCAGCGCCACTTGCCGCTGATGCCCCATCCGGGAGCGCCCCCAACCCTGTCATTTCAGCTCCAGAACCCACCCCAGAACAATCGCCGCCGCCGCTGGCGGCCTTCGCATCCACCCAGCCCGAGCCGGCCCAGGCTCCAGCGCATGCACCAAATGAACCGCAGGCTCCGGCAAGAGCAACAGAAACGGCATCCCCAACCTTTGTGCTGCCGGCAGCCAGGCGCCTGATCCAACAACACGGGATCGACCCTGCCCGCATCATTCCGAGCGGTCTTGCAGGGCGCATCACCAAGGGGGATGTACTGCTTTATCTGGAGAGCAAGCCTCCGGAAACATCCATTGGACCGGCGCCCCAGACGGCACCGGTATCCACCGGCTTGTCCGAACCAGCCGCCGAACCCGAGACGGTTCGAAAACCCATGAGCCCCATCCGGAAGCGCATCGCCGAGCGGCTCCTCGATGCCCGACGCAACACGGCCATGCTCACCACGTTCAACGAAATCGACATGAGCCAGGTAATGGCCTTGCGGGCGCAGTACAAGGATGTCTTTCAAAAGCGGCATGGCATCGGCTTGGGCATGATGAGTTTTTTCGTCAAGGCCTGCATTACGGCATTGCATGAAATTCCGGAACTGAATGCATTCATCGAAGACGATACAATCCTGTATCACAAGCACTGCAACATCGGGGTGGCGGTCGGCAGCGAGCGGGGCCTTGTCGTTCCCGTCATTCGGAATGCCGAAACGCTTTCGTTTGCCGGGATCGAGTCGGCCATTGTGGATTTCGTCCGCAAAATCCAGGAAAATCGGCTGGCTTTATCGGCGCTCGAGGGCGGGACATTCACCATCACCAATGGCGGAGTTTTCGGCTCCCTGATGAGCACGCCCATCTTGAATCCGCCGCAAAGCGGCATCCTCGGGATGCACAAGGTGGAAAAACGGCCTGTGGTCATCGGCGATGCCATCGTCATCCGCCCCATGATGTACGTCGCCTTGAGCTATGACCATCGCATTGTGGACGGGAAGGGCGCTGTCACGTTCCTGAAACGGGTCAAGGAGTGCGTCGAAGCGCCGGAGCGCATTTTTCTGGAGGTATGA
- the lpdA gene encoding dihydrolipoyl dehydrogenase has translation MTQRYDLVVIGGGPAGYTAAVRASRLGMKTACIERSSRLGGVCLNVGCIPSKALLDSSEIYELARLRMKTHGVLAKEIQLDLAEAMKRKEAVVAELTGQVRRLLESNRVDIVQGDARLISANHVEVSTESGAVSLEAGFVLLAIGSRPIELSQLPIDGKTVVDSTGALSFDAVPKHLAVIGAGAIGLELGSVWRRYGAEVTVIEMLPQVVPNLDGQISRTLKRILSKQGMQFLLKTKVLSADVRPEEVTLHLDEEGRPGSLTVDKVLVAVGRIPNTDGPGLSEIGVQIDPKTRRIVADSRLQTSVKGVFAAGDLVPGPMLAHKAMAEGIAAVEAMTGIEPDLSDDLIPSVIYTDPEVASVGHSEEWLKNQGIAYISGVFPYGGNGRAWCAGETDGLAKVIAHAKTDRLLGIHLIGPRASDIIAECVMAMRMGASAEELASTVHAHPTFSEALMEAAGIAGATRKAKAQPKS, from the coding sequence ATGACACAACGATATGACCTTGTCGTCATCGGCGGAGGCCCCGCCGGATATACGGCAGCCGTTCGTGCGAGCCGCCTTGGCATGAAAACCGCCTGTATCGAGCGATCCAGCCGGCTCGGCGGCGTCTGCCTCAATGTCGGCTGCATCCCCAGCAAGGCGCTGCTGGATTCCAGCGAAATCTACGAGCTTGCCCGCCTGCGCATGAAAACCCATGGGGTACTGGCCAAGGAAATTCAACTGGACCTGGCAGAAGCCATGAAACGCAAAGAGGCTGTCGTCGCCGAATTGACCGGCCAGGTCCGCAGGCTACTGGAAAGCAACCGCGTCGATATCGTGCAGGGAGATGCCCGGCTGATCTCCGCCAACCATGTCGAAGTGTCAACCGAGTCGGGCGCGGTATCCCTGGAAGCCGGTTTCGTTCTGCTGGCCATAGGAAGCCGGCCGATCGAACTATCGCAATTGCCCATCGACGGCAAAACCGTGGTCGATTCGACCGGCGCGCTGTCCTTCGACGCCGTTCCCAAACATCTCGCAGTCATCGGCGCCGGCGCCATCGGCTTGGAATTGGGCTCCGTCTGGAGGCGCTACGGGGCGGAAGTCACGGTCATTGAAATGCTGCCTCAGGTCGTTCCCAACCTGGATGGACAGATTTCCCGCACGCTCAAGCGCATCCTGTCCAAACAAGGCATGCAGTTTCTGCTGAAAACGAAAGTGCTCTCCGCCGATGTCCGGCCGGAAGAAGTCACGCTTCACCTGGACGAAGAGGGCCGGCCCGGCAGCCTCACCGTCGATAAGGTTCTGGTAGCTGTCGGTCGAATCCCCAACACCGATGGTCCCGGACTTTCGGAGATCGGTGTCCAGATCGATCCCAAAACCCGGCGAATCGTCGCAGACAGCCGGCTGCAAACCAGCGTAAAGGGGGTCTTCGCAGCGGGCGATCTGGTCCCGGGTCCCATGCTCGCTCACAAGGCAATGGCCGAAGGTATTGCCGCCGTCGAAGCAATGACCGGGATCGAACCCGATTTGTCCGATGATCTGATTCCATCGGTCATTTATACCGATCCGGAAGTGGCTTCGGTAGGCCATTCAGAAGAATGGCTCAAAAATCAGGGAATTGCTTACATCAGCGGAGTCTTTCCCTACGGCGGCAACGGCAGAGCCTGGTGCGCCGGAGAAACCGATGGCCTGGCCAAAGTCATCGCCCACGCCAAAACAGATCGGCTCCTCGGCATTCATCTTATCGGACCGAGGGCATCAGACATCATTGCGGAATGCGTCATGGCCATGCGAATGGGGGCAAGCGCCGAAGAGCTGGCCTCTACGGTGCATGCCCACCCCACTTTTTCGGAAGCCCTGATGGAGGCCGCAGGCATTGCCGGCGCAACGAGAAAAGCGAAAGCCCAACCCAAATCATAA